The Chiloscyllium plagiosum isolate BGI_BamShark_2017 chromosome 6, ASM401019v2, whole genome shotgun sequence sequence ATATCATGTGTAGTTTTTGATTCCTTACCTAAGAAACAATGTACTTGCTATTGATGGAGTGCATCAAATGCTCATCAGACTGATCCCTAAGGTGAGACTCTCATACTCTCTGTAAGAGCAGAGAGTGGGTTCATTGTTGGCAGTCAATCATTTCCGTTctagggcatctctgcaggagttccttaaggTAGTGTATGGGCCCAAACATTTCCAAGTGCTTCACCAATAACctcccctccattataaggtcagaagtggctCACCACCATCTGCAGGTCACAAGCCATCTTGACTTGGAGTTTTATTGCCTCACTGTTGTTGGCTCAAAATTCTAGAAACCCTTTTCTGTGACTtcatctcccaccaccctctatggACTCAGCAGATCAATGAGACAGCTTGCTATCACCTTCTCTGTGGGCAATGAATACCGGCCTAGctggtgacatccacatcctgtccactttttttaaaaaagtctgctCTTGAGACATTGAGTTTGGATTATTGATGGTCTCATTGATAAATATTGATCCTGGACAGTGGGGATATCTTCCCTGTTAGAATTCAAAATCATGCTATTGAATATTTTACATGCAGCTGGAAGAGCAGATAGGATCTCAGGTTAATGTTCAATCTTTTAGAAGATTTCATTGCCGCCCCGGAATGTTAGCCGAGATTTTTCTGTTTAAGTCGATAGactgggattcgaacccacaaaCCTTTTCTTGAAAGGGTAGAGTGCTGTTAACCGAAACACGATTGACACCAAATTAACAAATCGTTGagttgccaaaaaaaaaacagttcattGTTCGGCAAGAATGGAAAGCAGATATTTAGGTGGAACTATATTAATAATTATAGAAATACCGTAAGCCGAGAAAAATAACATATACAATGCCATACTGCCACCTGTTGGCTAGAGATCACTGGTGCCCGGAGTGCAACCAACATATTTGTTATTCCGAGGAAAGTACACAGCGAACTGACTGTAATACAATATTAATGAGTGTTTCAGGAAGAACCATAACTTATCGAGCTTCTGCCTTTTAAATCCTTAATGAGCTAGTTCGCCATCTGTGTCGCCGTGTTAATGAGCGAGACACTTGAAGCCATTCCCATTAAGATTTAAGATGGTGAGAGTTCTGTTATAAGCAACGGAATCCGTGCGTTCTAAAGGAATTTGTTATCAGCTAAAAGGTTAATAGTTTGATTTTGCATTAGGTAGATTCTTTCGTCCGAATTATATCACCAGAGAGGTTTCCTTCCCAGTTATAAGCAGCTGTAAAAATGAAGACCGCAGCATGACAAATGAgggcatttttagattagaacccGAGGAGATTTATTTCCGAAATCGCACAGTTTGCTGGTTTGACCAGGTGAGTCATTACCGGAAACAAACTCATGCAAttgtttaaaatgtgaaaatatgGTGTTTTGTAATTACCAGTAAACAATTCCGCGTTTTTTTAAACACTTGTGAGAATTGTTAAGCGTGTATTTATTATCCGCCATTCACTTGTCCCTTTGGTGGtaaaatgccttcttgaatcacttgtGCTCACCaacaatgctgttcaggaggcAGCTCCAGGACCCAGCGACGGTGAAGATGTCAGGTTGGTGTGTGACTTGGGAGAGGAACctaaagatggtggtgttcccctgtGCAACCTGCCCTTGTTTTTCTCGGCGGTAAagttttagaaggtgctgtcaaaaaaaaaagcacaagcaAGTGGCTGCACCTTGCAGATAGTAGGACCAAATGTTTCAGGTACTGGGTCGGATGCCAATCAAATCAGTTGCTTTGTACTGAATGGTATTGAGCTTTCTGTTGGTGCTGTACTCATccattcaggtagcatccgacgagcagcaaaatcgacgtttcgggcaaaagcccttcatcaggaataaagcatgaagggcttttgcccgaaacgtcgattttgctgctcgtcggatgctgcctgaattgctgtgctcttccagcatcactgatccagaatctggtttccagcatctgcagtcatcgtttttacctcgctgtactcatccagacaagtggagagtatcctATCACACTCCTGGTATGAGCTTTGTAGATGGGGAACAAGCTCTGGGGAGGCAGAGGATGAATCACTGTCCACAGAATGTCCAGCCACTAACCTGTTCTTTTGATCAAAGATGGCGATCCAGTCTGGTTTTTGTTTTGGCCAATGGTAACACGCAGGACATTAACAGTGCCTGATTCAGTCATGCTACTGAGTGACTGTCAGGGAGAAGTGGTTAGGGGCATCTCTCGTTAAATTTCATTCCCTGACGTTCCTGTAGCCTCTTCAGTAACTGTCATGGCTCAGTATCCATGAATTATCGCTAGATCTGTGGTCAAATGGTCAGGTTCTTCACCAAGTATAGTCTTGTCGAACAAACAAATACCAGCTTGAAGGTAATATTTGATCGTAGACCTTTGATGGTAATCGGGAAACGATTTGGCACCAAATGGGTCACTGTTCAGAATATTTTTAATGATGTCAATTGTATTTCAAACAATTATTATGTGGTCATTAGTTTACAAAGTACTTCGTGCAAGTGACTTCTTGAGCAAGGCCATTTTATTTCTGGTATCTTCCTTCACATGTATCTATATTCCAGAATTACTGGCACTTTTTAAAGCACAACTTCTCCCTTTACAACCTATTGAAATATTGTAAAAGACaagcttgttttttttctctcttacgTGGCCTCACCCCTCTTGATATCTAAGATGAACCTATTCTGTTCGGAATTAATATGGTGTGTGCttcccaaaactgaacacagtattctaaaggtATATTTGCTAGTGACCAGTCTGACGAATGTCGCTTGAccaggagaggattaggcaaataCACTACCTTTTCAGGATTTTACATTATGCCTATCACTGGTCTTGGCAAGGAGAGGTTATGTATGAATATGTACAGGGTACAAGATGCCGAATCAACCAATAAAGTGTTACGAAagtgggcttttgcctgaaacgtagattttcctgctcctgggatgctgacttgcctgctgtgcttttccagcactgatcTTGACACTATATGGTAGGGCCTGAGACATTGCGGCAGTAAACAGGTCGTTAAATCAGATTTTTATCAAAGCAAAAGACGTCAAAGATGCCAAAGTTTCACATACCGCTTTACCCGTGAGTTAACTCACAAACATCAACACTAAACATAGAAAGCAATCTCGTTCTTACCCTGTACGGTGGTACATATGCTACTGTTCTGACAGCACATCGCACAGTTTTCTGGGTTATATGACCACGTTGGCTGGACATTAAAAGTAGTTACCTATTATTCACTAGCTTGATGTCTGGATGTATGAATAAATTTATTCATCGCACGGTAATTAACTTGTTTAAAAAATACAACTTGTGCAAAGTTATGTGGTGACACTGTTGTAATGTGTTAAGTCTAGACTTGGTGAAGAAAGGATTTGACCATCTGACCACAAACCTCGCGATGGACTCAGGAACACTGAGCCTTGTGACAGACTCCTAAAGAGGACAATGAAATTCAACGACCCCCTCCGGAAAGATGCACAGAGAGTTTGTTTTAAACTTCTGACTTTTCCTATGTCGCTCAGGCTTATTAGATAAGGAACAAAATCTCATTTTAGCAAAACAGATTTGCCTAGAAACAGGTAGTGTTGGATAAAGCGTTTAACTCCAAGTTATTAAACTTGGTCACTAGATATCGTGATTGCATTGTATGATTATTCTACGCCACAACTAAATGTTGGTATTTTCTTTCTTCCGAATTAATATGAAAGCTCTCATTGAGTGAGTGAAAGGTCTTATTGGAAAATTAATGTGACCCTTTGTATTTGATTTCTTCTGAAGAAGTATGCAAACTTCATTGGCGCAGATTTTGCTGTGTTACACTTTGCAAATTTGTAATCTCTCCCATCAGAACAATGCGCCAATTTTGCTGTTTTATACTTTGCAAATTTCTAATCTCCCCCAGCAGAACAATGCTGACTTTTGCCCTGCATCCATTGTACAAACAACTCTTCTGCTCAGGTTCGCCATCAAACACAATTTATGGTTTGCCGTTTCACAGCAACGCGTAGCAACGCCAGTCAACTCATCGGCAATAAGATCAATTATCTAGCTCTATTTATTCGATAGTATGTAGGAAGTATCAAAGTACGTTTTCCAGTACACTGAACAAAGTGATAGTGTGACCTATTCTACTCTTGCACACAAGCAGCGGACCTTCTCATCTCTATTGGCTTCAATGTTAAAAAGACTGAATGTCAGTTTATATTAAATTAAATCTTGCCTGAATGCGTATTACTAAATTATTACTGaacaaaaaataaaagaaacacaaGTCAATCGCATTTTTGCATGTTGTTGGACAAACGTACTGCGGACGTAACCCTTTGCATTTAGTGAAAATTGAGATTGGAGTATGTTACCAATTTGTATAGCAGTTTGTAGGAAGGCGCCCACATTCTACATACACTGTTAAGTGCCAGGGCATTAtaactgcaattttcaaaatggctCAACATTGTGGATGTCCTTGTGCAGTACACATATAAAGCATTAGCAGATCGTTAAGCAATTGTCGGTGATCTGGCTATTGTAAAACCAATCCATTAACTTCTGTGAAAGTGCTTTTCTCTCTTTCCAAATGCACCCAAAATGGATGATTTACTACCTTCGATGCCCCAGAGCAACAAGAATGAGTCACCCTCGCCTCCCCTGCCCACACCAGATAAAACAGTACTGCAAAATTACAATTAACATCtggtaaaataaatcaaatctgtGATTCAGAATTCAAACTTTCAAATCTACAATGTAATAAACTGGTTTGTTTACAACTAGCTTATTAGATTTACAAAAGTATCTTTAAATGAGGAAATACCAACTTATATACATCCAAAGCTGACAAAAGTAATTAAAATAAGTACAATTCAATTCAGGAGCATTTCTGAAGAGGGACGAAATTCACATTTCAAATATCGAAATGCAACTGATTGTGTTTCTGAGACCCAATAACCGTTGGCGGCTATGTTAAACAGAACATGTCAGTATTTTTATAACCAGAAAACAGAACAAGAGAATCCAAGTTACAGTCGATTCACATTGTCGGTATGCCCGTGGCAGATCCTCAGTGCTGTTTAGCGATCAGAATCTCATGGCTGCTTCTTCAAGTCTGCAATGAAATGTCCAAACAATGTCAGATATAAAAATGTCCAATGCTTTCATAATGTATCCCTGGAGTGCTGTAAAGACTCTTTGTTGGCTACTGATAAATGTGGAGCTCCCGGTATACGGAGATGCGggttctcactctctccccctgtgtctctctgtctctctgaaaaTCTGAAGGAAGTTCACTGAGAGACCGTGCCAGGTAAAACACCGCTGTTGGCAGCCAGTATTCCGCCGTTAGTTACCGAAAGAGAAGCGGCCGTCCCGGGAGGAGCTGGACTCAGCTGGGCCGAGCCCTGTTGGGACTGCTGTTGCAACTTCTTTTTCGTTAGTTTTCGCTCTTTTGCTCTTCTATTCTGAAACCAAATCTTTACCTGAAAATAACAAACGAAGACTAACTTAGAACAATAGTATCAACTCACGAGACAATCAAATTATGTTCAAAGGCCCAGGAGTGACACGTGCACTGATTGGGATATTTGGACGGAATAAATTACAAAGTAAAATTAAATCGATTTGAATAATTTGAAGAGCACTGTTAAACTGATAATGACGTCGCTTTTTAGGGCGCAGTTCTTGTTCGAAAAACAATAAACTTCCATTTAACAATTTTCTTGTAACTCGCCAATAGAAACCtgcaaataaaattatatttaactCCCAGCGATGAATGTACTTCAATACACACGGCGGTATTGCTACTCATTGAAATAACTCAGCCACCTCGAGTGGAAATCTATATAAATGAGTTGTGCCAAAATATGACGGAAGTGCATGTAAAATCGCTGAAAGTACAATATAGTACAATATAAACCTATACTGAATTATCTAATGGGAACTGGACGCACTATAGATGGCTCGTTTGTATGGGACGGTGATTTAATtaagctttctatttatattacCAGCTGTTCCGTATAAATTTACGAAATTATTTCTAATGTATCAAattagcttttattttaaaaaaaacatcattaTGAAAGGATAACTCCGCCAGatgtatttaaaaatcacacaacaccaggttacaatccaatagtttcatttggaagcactagctttggaaacGCTGCTTCTACAAAGAGCCAGATTTATTGATCATGATAAACTGAAGAATCCAGGTTTTAATTTTCTTCTTGTTTTTTGAGGTTGCTAATCTTAGCTCTGTGTGTGTTGTGCAAATCACAAATATTGGCTTGCCCAGGTAGGGGTGAAATATCCAGGCTTTTACCCCCCGCATTAGTGATGATTCAATATTGTGAAAGGAGACCTTTTAAGCAACTGACATCTGCcaaataaaatcacctctcaagATTTACACAGTTATAGCGACTACATCCTCCCCTGAGATTCGGACGTCATATTTATCACTGGATTGAGTTACATTGTCAAATGTAATTTTCAAACGGGGAAATGAGTCAATGCATCCTCTCAATCAGAAGTGGAGAGGAAATGGGTTGAGAAATGACTGCGAATGAAATATGCGAGGCGCTCTGCCTATACAGAGATGGCGCCGATTGAGGGAGTGTGTGACTGACCTGCCTCTCAGAAAGCCCCAAGTTAGCTGCCAGCTCCGCTTTGCGCCGGATCGTGATGTAGCGGCTGTAATGAAACTCTTTCTCGAGCTCCAGTCTCTGGTGATCCGTGTACACCACTCGATATTTGTCCTTTGTTCTTGTTTTATCTGCAATGGGAATAGAAGCCCATATAATAAATAAAAGCGAAGTGAACTCCACATTGTTGTGATGTGATTATTTAGGGTTAGTGAAACAGGTGAACTTTTTAGAGGCACAAAATTGAATGCGTTAATAAGATAAGAGCGGGAGGAGGCATTCGacactgtcccaccattcaaATCTATCTGAAGCGTCTGATAAATATTATTGAACCTGCAGTGATTTTGTTTTTCGTGTTGTTGACCTGATTTGGAAACAAATTAACACACGTTGATGCACGGAGACTTCTGAAATAGTGTGTCCGTTCATTAGCAAAAACCATGGCGACTTGTAAGGATTTCTCCAGTGCACTGAGATTGTTTCATTTTCTCCGATACAAGCCTGAATTCGCCGCATGTCAAGGCGATTGATCTGGTGGAGGGCTCAACaaacacaaaaggaaaaatacCGCCTTGCCTACTAGAATAAAAGGTTACTCGAGGGCAATCAATAGCCGAACCTAAATGTTTTAAGCAGGCCACAAAATGCAGTAGCCGCCCGGGTTTAACCTACAGAGTGCTGTCAAGCTCTGTTCCTCCAGCAGCGAAACGCATCCGAATGTGTCTCTCTAGTTTATTGGGCTCTTTACATTATAAATCTTTTACCTCTTTACCCAACTCTATTCTTCACCATCTACTGCTgcccagaatttctttcattgAATATTGTAAAGAAGGCCGTGCACGTCTGTGTCAATATTGCGGTCCGTGTTGAAATAAGAACTTCGAAAAATCAGTCAATTGCAAAACAAACGCCACTCGCCTAACCTCGGGCAAACCCAGAGCCTAATTCGGTTTCTGGTTAGACTAGAACTTTCAAATTAACTCTCGCAGCTTCCGGCCCTGATCTCTAATATTACTTGTTGGGGACCTCTACCCTTATATAAGCAAGAGCACAGCGGCAGAACATTAAGGATCAAATGGTTAAAAATTCCGAGAGGGCCTTGAGCAAAATTACAAAGGCTTTTCACCAGCGTTTCTCCAGATATCTGCAGGAAATCAAAGTGGTTTCAATTTAGAGAGGACGGTGACCTTTTACAAACGCCGCGCCGCGAAAATCCGGAATCATTCGTGTTAATCAATAATGAAtttgtgggggaaaaaaatatgAATCCCGTGTGTGTTTTGCCGGTGCTATAAGGCCTGGGTTTGAAGTAACAGCGGAATGAAATGTTGGACCGGTCCCCATTCCTCCAAACGAGTGTGGAAGCCCTATGGTTGGTTTGCTGATGGTATTTGGTGGGGCAAACATTAGTTGGAGTGCGGACTGGTCAAACCTGTCCAGAGAAAATGAAGGACCATTAAACGATCTGAATAACTTAACACACAACAGTCGCCTCTGCGGGAAATGTGACATGTGAGTATTTGGAGAATGTTCAccatctccaaaaaaaaacagacgAAATGAGACCCGTCTGAGAGCTAAAGCCTGGTTTTAGGTAGTAGTTCATTATCCCTGAGGGGACAGCAGACCAACAGGTGTAACTGCAGCTGTATAGTTCACCGAAAGAACTATTTGACGCAAACGGTTGTGTTGGTGAATTAAAACATCATTCCGCTAAAATCTTTTATTCCCCTTTGGGACACAGCCTCTTCTCATTTTTTTCCCCCTGTGGCTAGGCGATTTACGCCGGCAGGCTGACTTTGTTCAGGTAATGCGCTGCAACCCACAACAAACGGCCCCCCGTGGGGAAACATGTCTGATCCAGGGAAGCTGTATACAGCTGTTTCAAGTGGAACACGGCTCAAACAATGCAGTACAAGGCGATCTTATCAAAGAGCATTTTTCAGTGATGGAATAACAACCCCATTCTGTTTGAATTGCCACTCTTGAACAAATGGCGGCAAAACCTTTCATCACAGACCTCCGCACATTTACATGTAaacccccaatcctgaagaatgCTGAAGAATTTCAATAGGAACCTGCTTCAAAGTTTAAGGTTGGATTTGGGGCGGGGACACACACAGGGCATTTTTAGAATGCCAAAAAAAATCATCTGACAAATGTACTTTTAAAAAGACACATTAATCATCTAAAAACACACGGCTTATCTCACGAAGCAAGAATTACACAAACAATCACTGGCTGTGAAATGGAAGGGTCAGCAAGCTCATTGGGAACAAGATTCGTAATTCTATTTTCATTCGAGTTTACTCAAAACTCAATTCTATATAAACTTGATGAAAGTTAAACAAAAAATGCATTTTACGAAAGAGAGAATGTCGAGTCTAATATCGATATTTATTCAAAGTAGAACTTTTTTTCGATTTGGTTTCTGCAATTTATTTGAAATAGATTTACTTCGCAAACCGAAGGTATTAAACAACTGATATTTACGGGTGAAGCTGTGCTTATTTatttcaaagtttttaaaaatgtatttataagACTTGCATACTGAAAAATTAATTGTTTAGCGAAGAGATGCTGAATACTGCATTGGAATAATTCTAACACATTTTAATTAAAGTTACATTACTGTAATAggtttgctttaaaaaaaagtctcctgCTACTCAATTATATGCATTTTCATACACGAACAAACAGCGTACCCGTAATGAATTTCCTTATGGACAATAAAGTGAAATTGATTTGAATAAATTTTGTCATGAATTCACAGAAACTTTTGGTTTTTTTAAGTACTCATTTAGATAGATATATGCCAGGGGTAACACTTCGTTAGGCAGATGAGTAATATTTATTGTTCCGTGATGGCCTGGGAACTATATGGGATCGTGCAGAAATGTCAAAGTTCTTTATTTGCTGCGAAACTTGTCACCGTTTTCCGGGAGGGAATCAGAACAATAAGTTGAGGCTTGCAGGCAGAAAAAGGTGGATATCAAAGTAGTCACTGCTGAAAGATTCTGACACTTAGACTTACCAGTAGTTTGAAGAAAGGGaaatcaaataaataaagaaatctgAGCTCCGTGCAAATCTTCAAGCTAATATTAATCTACATTACAATggagatgttgcctgggttgctGCCTCTTCACATTCAGTTTGACCTAAAACTGGAGCTAAACCAACAGCGTTGTCTTTCACTCAACGAGCGAGTCTAGGGACAATGCAAATCAAAGGTGGACCTTCGCGCCGTTGTAACTTCTAGCCGTCAAATATAAATCTCAGAAAAATGACTAATGGTGAGAAGTGTAGACCCTCAATAAGCCCTTCGCTAAAGCCCGTTTTAAATCCGCGATTTCAAATTTTAGCCAAGTACCAGATACCTATTCCAAAGCTAGATAACGAAGAAACACTACTTGAAATTAAGAAATGGAAGTTAAAGTTGGTAAAGAAATAATTATATGTCTGTAGACAAACCAGGGTGAAATAAAGCAATCTTGTTTCTCGAGTGCCCTTGGAAATAGTTTTGAAAGTTAATGCTCATTAGGAAGCTGGGAGAACTGTATTGCCAATCTTGAATGAGCATTTGGCGAAAGGAAACAGCCGTTCTAAGTTACAGTATGCGAATGGTAACCTGTATTCAGATCGGTTATTCATCAAGGTATATAATGATTTAATCCTTGGAAAATAGCGGGTACTAATAAAAATATTTGCTTAATGACACAGAAACAATTGTCAGACGACATCGCTCACTGATTTATATGGCCGAAATTGGTTATAAAATCTTCGAATGTCGATAACAAGGTTGGGAATTATTGCAATTAAAGTATACCTCTACATTTTAAGGGCCTTATCAGGATGTTAATGAATACATTGAGGCGAAAGAAAGCAGAATGAATAGAAGCCACACAACTGCGTTACAAATTTACTGCTGTTCATTTACACATTAATAATATTGCCATCACGTTGGCCTGTTACAGCCAGTGTCCACATGAGAAAGCACCGACTGTAATAAATGCTGCTAACCTTGCAGCACTGTTCATACATGGAGCCTTTTTTTTAGATAGTATTATAGAAAGCATTCAGACAAGCTATCACCTCCTCATTTATTAGCGTTAAAGGgaatttcctgacagtttgacaGGGACTGATACATACAGTAAATAGATGGATAGCAGATATTGGTACATTGTCTACATCAACCTTTGCAAGTCTACTGGGTGTCCCCTTAGAGGTAAGAGGAAACGTTGCATTTAAGAAACCgctaatttaatgcaaaaaaaaagctttgagaACAGGAACTCTTTCAGCGTGTTTAACTGAAACTAATGGCTAAAGATTCCTTTCAAGGGGTGAAAACCAACACCAGTAATATTTATCAACATCGATTCCGATACAGAGATTCTGAGTTTAAAATCAGcacataaatttaaaaaatgcgATCAATTTCTCAAAATGTGGTAGGGTTGCGGAAGTGGAATTGTTACAAAcgcaaacattttattttccaggATGCGCCCTCGCGCTATGATAACTGGAGGGGATGATCAGAATAATTTTCTTCACATACTATCCATACATCTATGTAAACAAAAGGGTGACAATCCTAGAGAAAAGCACCCGTCACATTTGTTTTAAAGATTTGGCCAGTCTTTCCAAATAAGTAGTCGGCAGCGTAAGAAAGCCGTGCTCTCTAACACCAAGAGCAGGCGAATCTTTTCAGGAAAACCCCTTAGGAGACGTGTCTAGCAGAACTCAACTTTTTACAAATATAGACCAAGGTGAAAGGCCTTTGGTAGTGATATCAAAAGGGAGCTCTGAAGCAATTTGGTCATTGCATTCTGCCTGGGAAGTTTTTGGACATGAAACACAGTCTTACCAGTAGCTGATAGCTGTTGATTTGGTTTCCTCATCCATTGGTAAGGGTTCCGTCTTTGGCTGTTGGGAGAAGGTTGTTCCAGAAGGTTATTGTTTAAAGGCTGCATGGAGGCAGCTCCCGAGGTCTGAACCGAATTATAATCTGCAGGGTTGTAAGACAGAGTCCCTGGTGAAGTATTGAGGGCATGGACCGGGTTCGCAGGCGCAGCGTAAGCACCCCAGTCCTCCCGGGAAGGACCATAGGGAGAAGGCCAGGATCCGGAAGATTGCGGGTGATTGTCCAAATTTACCCCGGGGACATGATAGCCGGCATAGTCCGGGTACTGTGGCGGGCTGACAAAATTCTGAGCGCCCAGATTGATGCCAGAATGCCGGACGGACCCCGAGTACATGCTCATGTCTTTATCCAAAAGATAGCTCACGTACATGTTGGCGACAGGGAGCAATCGGCATGCTGTTTTGGAGAAATCCAGATTATTCCTTTTTTTCCCGGTTTGCCTATAGCAGTGTCTCTCCAAAGGATATCAGGGCGATCCGCCCGTGTCCCACATGATTAACGATTGTTTACAAGCTTCTATTAGTAATGGCAAACTAAAGGCAGGTGACGTCAACTAACTCGCACAGCCaaagatttgcatttaaaaaGATAAGGAGAGCGGAGCGACTCGCTCAAGAGCTGCATATTCAACCAAGTATTGTTTGAGAAGCTTTCCCCTTCCATTCCAACCTTCCGCACTTTAACCTCAACGTTCCTGATACCAACATCATTAATCACATccagaaagtttttaaaaaaagctttggaAGGTTAACTGGCTCTGCAGGGTGACTCAGACAGGAATCGTGGAAGGGACCAGTCAGTCACACAAGGTTCAAAAGATGGCGATTTGGCCAATTACAAGTCACATCGTGAATCtattaaaaattcattttaaaatacatcagacaggatcagagagagag is a genomic window containing:
- the LOC122550768 gene encoding homeobox protein CDX-1-like, whose product is MYVSYLLDKDMSMYSGSVRHSGINLGAQNFVSPPQYPDYAGYHVPGVNLDNHPQSSGSWPSPYGPSREDWGAYAAPANPVHALNTSPGTLSYNPADYNSVQTSGAASMQPLNNNLLEQPSPNSQRRNPYQWMRKPNQQLSATDKTRTKDKYRVVYTDHQRLELEKEFHYSRYITIRRKAELAANLGLSERQVKIWFQNRRAKERKLTKKKLQQQSQQGSAQLSPAPPGTAASLSVTNGGILAANSGVLPGTVSQ